A window of Corallococcus macrosporus DSM 14697 contains these coding sequences:
- a CDS encoding ArsA family ATPase, protein MSDARVLHFFGGKGGVGKTTLAAAYALRLSEEAPKERVLLVSLDPVRSLSDLVKKKLPAKATRLVPGKGEGGVYGLEVEPAALMKPFLASYLPALAKAAAKGTHVSEDDLGKLYQQAVPGLEELVALFHVVDLLEGESFDRVVVDAAPTSHTLRLFDLPVGLRKFLGLVKAGADKVEAPAKKGKKAAAAAEAPGFLEQVGQKAEKLLALLKDPARTAFHLVALAEPVPEAQTRMLFTQLRERGLPVTEIVVNQIEDKGGCPACQGRRGLQAPHVRKFQALDKTVPVHLLGRREVAPRGLEGLALFAKAWAGGKETKALEFAAAEGPPALVRAPSMPPIAAPPLPPTRLIFFVGQGGVGKSSCAAAAAVTLTEKEGPVLLISTDPAHSLSDVLQSRLTDTETQVKGTKGLYARELDIAGWFNALRKRLKEKAEKAFEGAPRSGSEVPADLLYLRNLLECAPPGIDELAALSCLTDALVQERFKRIVVDSSPVVTSVRVVELAETAKAWLGALHTVINKHRAKGLGELADDLAGMIKHVKRFEDALASPSEARFVVVTRGEELAAARTERLVEYLKEKGLPVERVLVNRVGPKSTCEKCENRRKLELNAAKAIEKKLGLPVTMAPALGRHPAGLRELKAFRTAWYALSPPAAKIKAA, encoded by the coding sequence ATGAGCGACGCGCGAGTACTTCACTTCTTCGGCGGCAAGGGCGGGGTAGGCAAGACCACGCTCGCGGCGGCATATGCGTTGAGGTTGTCGGAGGAGGCGCCCAAGGAACGGGTGCTGCTCGTGTCGTTGGATCCGGTCCGCTCCCTGTCGGACCTGGTGAAGAAGAAGCTCCCGGCCAAGGCGACCCGGCTGGTCCCGGGCAAGGGAGAGGGCGGCGTGTACGGCCTGGAAGTGGAGCCGGCGGCGCTGATGAAGCCCTTCCTGGCGTCCTACCTGCCGGCGCTGGCGAAGGCCGCGGCCAAGGGCACGCACGTGTCGGAGGACGACCTGGGCAAGCTGTATCAGCAGGCCGTGCCGGGGCTGGAGGAGCTGGTGGCGCTCTTCCACGTGGTGGACCTGCTGGAGGGCGAGTCCTTCGACCGCGTCGTGGTGGACGCCGCGCCGACCAGCCACACCCTGCGGCTGTTCGACCTGCCGGTGGGCCTGCGCAAGTTCCTGGGCCTGGTGAAGGCCGGCGCGGACAAGGTGGAGGCGCCGGCGAAGAAGGGCAAGAAGGCGGCGGCCGCGGCCGAGGCGCCTGGCTTCCTGGAGCAGGTGGGGCAGAAGGCGGAGAAGCTGCTGGCGCTGCTGAAGGACCCCGCGCGCACGGCCTTCCACCTGGTGGCGCTGGCGGAGCCGGTGCCGGAGGCGCAGACGCGCATGCTCTTCACCCAGCTTCGCGAGCGCGGGCTGCCGGTGACGGAGATCGTCGTCAACCAGATCGAGGACAAGGGCGGCTGTCCCGCGTGCCAGGGCCGGCGCGGCCTGCAGGCCCCCCACGTCCGCAAGTTCCAGGCGCTGGACAAGACGGTGCCGGTGCACCTGCTGGGCCGGCGCGAGGTGGCGCCGCGCGGGCTGGAGGGCCTGGCGCTGTTCGCCAAGGCGTGGGCCGGGGGCAAGGAGACCAAGGCGCTGGAGTTCGCCGCGGCGGAGGGGCCTCCGGCGCTGGTGCGCGCGCCGTCCATGCCGCCCATCGCCGCGCCGCCGCTGCCGCCCACGCGGCTCATCTTCTTCGTGGGGCAGGGCGGGGTGGGCAAGAGCTCGTGCGCCGCGGCCGCCGCGGTGACGCTGACGGAGAAGGAGGGGCCGGTGCTCCTCATCTCCACGGATCCGGCGCACTCGCTGTCGGACGTGCTGCAGAGCCGCCTGACGGACACCGAGACGCAGGTGAAGGGCACCAAGGGCCTGTACGCGCGCGAGCTGGACATCGCCGGCTGGTTCAACGCCCTGCGCAAGCGGCTGAAGGAGAAGGCGGAGAAGGCCTTCGAGGGCGCGCCCCGCTCGGGCAGCGAGGTGCCGGCGGATCTGCTCTACCTGCGCAACCTGCTGGAGTGCGCGCCGCCGGGCATCGACGAGCTGGCCGCGCTGTCCTGCCTGACGGACGCGCTGGTGCAGGAGCGCTTCAAGCGCATCGTGGTGGACTCGTCGCCGGTGGTGACGTCGGTGCGCGTGGTGGAGCTGGCGGAGACGGCCAAGGCGTGGCTGGGCGCGCTGCACACCGTCATCAACAAGCACCGCGCCAAGGGCCTGGGCGAGCTGGCGGACGACCTGGCCGGGATGATCAAGCACGTGAAGCGCTTCGAGGACGCGCTGGCCTCCCCGAGCGAGGCGCGCTTCGTGGTCGTCACGCGCGGCGAGGAGCTGGCGGCGGCCCGCACCGAGCGGCTGGTGGAGTACCTGAAGGAGAAGGGGCTCCCCGTGGAGCGGGTGCTCGTCAACCGCGTGGGCCCCAAGTCCACCTGCGAGAAGTGCGAGAACCGGCGCAAGCTGGAGCTCAACGCGGCGAAGGCCATTGAGAAGAAGCTGGGCCTGCCCGTCACCATGGCGCCGGCCCTGGGCCGTCACCCGGCCGGCCTGCGTGAGCTGAAGGCCTTCCGCACCGCGTGGTACGCGCTGTCGCCCCCGGCCGCGAAGATCAAGGCGGCCTGA
- the nla6 gene encoding enhancer binding protein Nla6 — translation MGSARILAVDDERDTCEALADMLSAWGHKVEIAFDGHDALRKANEFRPDVVLSDLAMPETDGLWLLRNLKEELPDCPVVFLTGRGTIDAAVESIREGAYDFIVKPLDTARLKVCIDRALEKKETMREVQTLRRRLKQLGSSDLIAQSAGMRKVIELVEKVAPSKASVSISGESGTGKEVVSRAVHNLSLRRDKPFIAINCASIPATLIESELFGHERGAFTGADQRRPGVFEMAHGGTLFLDELGEIPIELQAKLLRVLEEGKLRRLGGKVEIEVDVRVLCATNRDLKLEIKNGRFREDLYFRLNVFQIHLPPLRERRDDVPILVQHFVDKFRGDSGKRVSGVHPEAMEVLKNYDWPGNIRELRNAVERAVILCDGELITREHLPPDMAGKSPERHTFRLPFGLSLDAVEREYILGSLQRNGNNKARTAEVLGVSEKTLYNKLNRYAAEARAQQAPGGGGGGPLGGQGSDGGMGALGTNSFVIR, via the coding sequence TTGGGCAGCGCACGAATCCTGGCCGTGGATGACGAACGCGACACGTGTGAGGCGCTGGCGGACATGCTCAGCGCCTGGGGTCACAAGGTCGAGATCGCCTTCGACGGGCACGACGCCCTCCGCAAGGCGAACGAGTTCCGGCCGGACGTGGTCCTGTCGGACCTGGCCATGCCGGAGACGGATGGTCTCTGGTTGCTGCGAAACTTGAAGGAGGAGCTGCCGGACTGCCCGGTGGTCTTCCTGACGGGGCGGGGCACCATCGACGCCGCGGTGGAGTCCATCCGCGAGGGCGCCTACGACTTCATCGTCAAGCCGCTGGACACCGCGCGGCTCAAGGTCTGCATCGACCGGGCGCTGGAGAAGAAGGAGACGATGCGCGAGGTGCAGACGCTGCGGCGGCGGCTGAAGCAGCTCGGCTCGTCGGACCTGATCGCCCAGTCCGCGGGCATGCGCAAGGTCATCGAATTGGTGGAGAAGGTGGCCCCCTCCAAGGCCAGCGTGTCCATCAGCGGCGAGTCCGGCACGGGCAAGGAGGTGGTGTCCCGCGCGGTGCACAACCTGTCGCTGCGCCGTGACAAGCCCTTCATCGCCATCAACTGCGCGTCCATCCCCGCCACGCTGATTGAATCCGAGCTGTTCGGCCACGAGCGCGGCGCCTTCACCGGCGCGGATCAGCGGCGGCCCGGCGTGTTCGAGATGGCCCACGGCGGCACGCTCTTCCTGGACGAGCTGGGGGAGATCCCCATCGAGCTGCAGGCCAAGCTCCTGCGCGTGCTGGAGGAGGGCAAGCTGCGCCGGCTGGGCGGCAAGGTGGAGATTGAAGTGGACGTGCGCGTGCTGTGCGCCACCAACCGCGACCTGAAGCTGGAGATCAAGAACGGGCGCTTCCGCGAGGACCTCTACTTCCGCCTCAACGTCTTCCAGATCCACCTGCCGCCCCTGCGCGAGCGCCGCGACGACGTGCCCATCCTGGTGCAGCACTTCGTGGACAAGTTCCGCGGCGACTCCGGCAAGCGCGTCAGCGGCGTGCACCCGGAGGCCATGGAGGTCCTGAAGAACTACGACTGGCCGGGCAACATCCGCGAGCTGCGCAACGCCGTGGAGCGCGCCGTCATCCTGTGCGACGGCGAGCTCATCACCCGCGAGCACCTGCCGCCCGACATGGCCGGCAAGAGCCCGGAGCGCCACACCTTCCGGCTGCCCTTCGGCCTGAGCCTGGACGCGGTGGAGCGGGAGTACATCCTGGGCAGCCTCCAGCGGAACGGGAACAACAAGGCCCGCACCGCCGAGGTCCTGGGGGTCAGCGAGAAGACGCTCTACAACAAGCTCAACCGCTACGCGGCCGAGGCCCGCGCCCAGCAGGCCCCGGGCGGCGGTGGCGGCGGCCCCCTGGGCGGGCAGGGTAGCGACGGCGGCATGGGGGCCCTGGGCACCAACTCGTTCGTCATCCGCTGA
- a CDS encoding histidine kinase dimerization/phospho-acceptor domain-containing protein — MSNSTSSVEDAPEPVVGAARYLAVPTLMDSLLHDVRNPLNALAIHLEVLAEKLKAETGQVPPSQEKNLKAMRDQIQRVDGILKLFSDFLVFRGGTPGVADLSEVTTRALGVLGHEGRKRRVQVQAAVEAGVQVRLQDTSELGFFLIQVLLRAFGRAENGGSVRVTVRGDGASAALEVEDSAGACAEPLPEALSALQLRCSQLGVDLYVRAGLCRLSFSRA; from the coding sequence ATGTCAAATAGTACATCCTCTGTTGAGGACGCGCCGGAGCCCGTGGTGGGCGCGGCCCGGTACCTGGCCGTCCCCACGCTGATGGACAGCCTGCTGCATGACGTCCGCAATCCGCTCAACGCGCTGGCCATCCACCTGGAGGTCCTGGCGGAGAAGTTGAAGGCGGAGACCGGGCAGGTGCCGCCGTCCCAGGAGAAGAACCTCAAGGCCATGCGCGATCAGATCCAGCGCGTGGACGGCATCCTGAAGCTGTTCAGTGACTTCCTGGTGTTCCGCGGCGGCACGCCGGGCGTGGCGGACCTGTCGGAGGTCACCACGCGCGCCCTGGGCGTGCTGGGGCACGAGGGCCGCAAGCGCCGCGTGCAGGTGCAGGCGGCGGTGGAGGCGGGCGTGCAGGTGCGCCTGCAGGACACGTCCGAGCTGGGCTTCTTCCTCATCCAGGTGCTGCTGCGCGCCTTCGGCCGGGCGGAGAACGGCGGCTCGGTCCGCGTCACGGTGCGCGGGGATGGGGCGAGCGCGGCGCTGGAGGTCGAGGACTCGGCCGGCGCCTGCGCCGAGCCCCTGCCCGAGGCGCTTTCGGCGCTGCAGCTCCGCTGTTCGCAACTGGGCGTTGACCTGTACGTCCGGGCGGGGCTGTGCCGCCTGAGCTTCTCCCGCGCCTGA
- a CDS encoding deoxycytidylate deaminase — translation MAGRVSWDQYFMDIATQVASRATCDRKHVGAVIVRGRTILSTGYNGAIRGLPHCDDVGHMMENGHCVATVHAEANAIIQAATNGVSIEGATIYTTASPCWPCFKLIANAGLVRIVFGEFYRDPRIFEYAARLKLDLVGLGEAARPPASGA, via the coding sequence ATGGCCGGACGTGTCTCGTGGGACCAATACTTCATGGACATCGCGACGCAGGTGGCCTCGCGGGCCACGTGTGATCGCAAGCACGTGGGCGCCGTCATCGTCCGGGGAAGGACCATCCTGTCCACCGGCTACAACGGCGCCATCCGCGGGCTGCCGCACTGCGACGACGTGGGCCACATGATGGAGAACGGCCACTGCGTGGCCACCGTCCACGCGGAGGCCAACGCCATCATCCAGGCGGCCACCAACGGCGTCAGCATCGAAGGGGCGACCATCTACACCACCGCCTCGCCGTGCTGGCCCTGCTTCAAGCTGATCGCCAACGCGGGCCTGGTGCGCATCGTCTTCGGCGAGTTCTACCGGGATCCGCGCATCTTCGAGTACGCGGCCCGGCTCAAGCTGGACCTGGTGGGGCTGGGCGAGGCCGCCCGGCCTCCCGCCTCGGGCGCCTGA
- a CDS encoding S1 family peptidase translates to MTRFLLGAPALFALVSCAGAPSQPAAVTSAPQAAPLVERVIAVPDAPRMTRKEQVRRILPHNVRLQLASQGRVRSTASGVVVGAERDAKGAVVAWVITNAHAVAMDGLEAPELRVLVDRRAESLEHRGEVVAMGQVPELDLALVRVPGLDLPAVELADDAELELGEDVIVAASPFGRALSLSGGMLSQVEWDKDSQRPKMVKTDAPIGYGASGGGIFSLATGRLLAIVEGYRTAKVDFEVQQENYSFDVPMPGETFAAPSAKVRHFLQAKGFGRLLARKPMTEGGVAHAAGR, encoded by the coding sequence ATGACCCGCTTCCTCCTGGGCGCCCCCGCCCTGTTCGCCCTCGTGTCGTGCGCCGGTGCGCCTTCCCAGCCGGCCGCCGTCACCTCCGCGCCCCAGGCGGCTCCCCTCGTCGAGCGCGTCATCGCGGTGCCGGACGCGCCTCGCATGACGCGCAAGGAGCAGGTGCGGCGCATCCTCCCGCACAACGTCCGGCTGCAGCTCGCCTCGCAGGGCAGGGTGCGCAGCACGGCGTCCGGCGTGGTGGTGGGCGCCGAGCGGGATGCGAAGGGGGCCGTGGTCGCCTGGGTGATCACCAACGCGCACGCGGTGGCCATGGACGGCCTGGAGGCGCCGGAGCTGCGCGTGCTGGTGGACCGCCGCGCGGAGTCGCTGGAGCACCGGGGCGAGGTGGTGGCCATGGGCCAGGTGCCCGAGCTGGACCTGGCGCTGGTGCGCGTGCCCGGCCTGGACTTGCCTGCGGTGGAGCTGGCGGATGACGCGGAGCTGGAGCTGGGCGAGGACGTCATCGTGGCCGCCTCGCCGTTCGGCCGCGCGCTGTCGCTGTCTGGCGGCATGTTGTCCCAGGTCGAGTGGGACAAGGACTCCCAGCGCCCGAAGATGGTGAAGACGGACGCCCCCATCGGCTACGGCGCGTCGGGCGGCGGCATCTTCAGCCTGGCGACGGGCCGGCTGCTGGCCATCGTGGAGGGCTACCGCACCGCGAAGGTGGACTTCGAGGTGCAGCAGGAGAACTACAGCTTCGACGTGCCCATGCCCGGAGAGACCTTCGCCGCCCCCAGCGCGAAGGTGAGGCACTTCCTCCAGGCCAAGGGCTTCGGGCGCCTGCTGGCGCGCAAGCCCATGACGGAGGGCGGCGTCGCGCACGCCGCCGGTCGTTAG
- a CDS encoding PrkA family serine protein kinase, producing MDAKGYLQEVGAQVNADFVKNRSILSFEEYLSLFFGDPKGQARNAAQYLRDVMDHFGTTTVPHPTGAIRRFHVFDAPGGDRDDRVAGQEEVQNAIYRLLGNFVRAGRINKLILLHGPNGSAKSTLVNALKRGMEAYSRQPQGALYRLAWVFPSEKLIKGSIGFGERDAASGEMTTYAHLDAEAIDLRMPCELRDHPLFAVPPGERRKLLETALKKKGLGNGDGETGDFILSDYVRDGELCSKCRRIYTALLNAYGGDWLKVMRHVQVERFYVSRRYQVGTVTVEPQMSVDAVVQQLTADRTQLNVPAPLHSTVLFEPHGPLVHANRGLIEYADLLKRPLEAFKYLLGFSETGEVPLEPFVLQLDEVLIASANEKHLNAFKELPDFASFKGRIELVRVPYLRRYRTEQQIYDAQITSTTVGKHVAPHATELAAMWAVLTRLKKPIPDRYPQDVKELIDQVTPVEKLHLYEEGAPPDRLSLANTKELRKLREELFTESDAYPNFEGRSGASAREIKTALFNAAQNPDYKCLNALAVLEELAAICKDKSVYEFLLQEVVDGYHDHDAFVKLAEAEYLDRVDSEVRESMGLVSEGQYRELVERYIQTISHWVRGEKMRNRVTGVMEPPDEQRMAEVEAIIMPRGEEAADFRRGLIASIGAHRLDNPDADMDYSRIFPDMFKRLRDHYFEERKRVLRKNKENVLKYLSEDRGQLTSREQAQVQSTLKTMAERYGYCEACAKDAILFLMKKRYA from the coding sequence TTGGACGCGAAGGGTTATCTGCAGGAAGTGGGCGCGCAGGTGAACGCCGACTTCGTCAAGAACCGGTCGATTCTCTCCTTCGAGGAATACCTCTCCCTCTTCTTCGGCGACCCGAAGGGCCAGGCCCGCAACGCGGCGCAGTACCTGCGCGACGTGATGGACCACTTCGGCACCACGACGGTGCCGCACCCCACCGGCGCCATCCGGCGCTTCCACGTCTTCGACGCCCCGGGCGGTGACAGGGATGACCGGGTGGCGGGCCAGGAGGAGGTGCAGAACGCCATCTACCGGCTGCTCGGCAACTTCGTGCGCGCCGGCCGCATCAACAAGCTCATCCTCCTGCACGGCCCCAACGGCAGCGCCAAGTCCACGCTGGTCAACGCCCTGAAGCGGGGCATGGAGGCGTACTCCCGCCAGCCCCAGGGCGCGCTCTACCGGCTGGCCTGGGTGTTCCCCTCGGAGAAGCTCATCAAGGGCTCCATCGGCTTCGGGGAGCGGGACGCCGCCAGCGGGGAGATGACCACCTACGCGCACCTGGACGCGGAGGCCATCGACCTGCGGATGCCGTGCGAGCTGCGGGATCATCCGCTCTTCGCCGTGCCGCCGGGCGAGCGCCGCAAGCTGCTGGAGACGGCCCTCAAGAAGAAGGGGCTGGGCAACGGGGACGGGGAGACGGGGGACTTCATCCTGTCCGACTACGTGCGGGACGGCGAGCTGTGCTCCAAGTGCCGCCGCATCTACACCGCGCTGCTCAACGCCTACGGCGGGGACTGGCTGAAGGTGATGCGCCACGTCCAGGTGGAGCGCTTCTACGTGTCGCGCCGCTACCAGGTGGGCACCGTGACGGTGGAGCCGCAGATGAGCGTGGACGCCGTCGTCCAGCAGCTCACCGCGGACCGCACCCAGCTCAACGTGCCCGCGCCCCTGCACAGCACGGTGCTCTTCGAGCCGCACGGCCCGCTGGTCCACGCCAACCGCGGGCTCATCGAGTACGCGGACCTGCTCAAGCGGCCGCTGGAGGCCTTCAAGTACCTGCTGGGCTTCAGCGAGACGGGCGAGGTGCCGCTGGAGCCCTTCGTGCTCCAACTGGACGAGGTGCTGATCGCCTCCGCCAACGAGAAGCACCTCAACGCCTTCAAGGAGCTGCCGGACTTCGCGTCCTTCAAGGGCCGCATCGAGCTGGTGCGCGTGCCCTACCTGCGCCGCTACCGCACCGAGCAGCAGATCTACGACGCGCAGATCACCTCCACCACGGTGGGCAAGCACGTGGCCCCCCACGCCACGGAGCTGGCGGCCATGTGGGCGGTGCTCACCCGGCTGAAGAAGCCCATCCCGGACCGCTACCCGCAGGACGTGAAGGAGCTCATCGACCAGGTGACGCCGGTGGAGAAGCTGCACCTCTACGAGGAGGGCGCGCCGCCGGACCGGCTGAGCCTGGCCAACACGAAGGAGCTGCGCAAGCTGCGCGAGGAGCTCTTCACCGAGTCGGACGCGTACCCCAACTTCGAGGGGCGCTCGGGCGCCAGCGCGCGTGAAATCAAGACGGCGCTCTTCAACGCCGCGCAGAACCCGGACTACAAGTGCCTCAACGCGCTGGCGGTGCTGGAGGAGCTGGCCGCCATCTGCAAGGACAAGAGCGTCTACGAGTTCCTGCTGCAGGAGGTGGTGGACGGCTACCACGACCATGACGCCTTCGTGAAGCTGGCGGAGGCGGAGTACCTGGACCGGGTGGACTCCGAGGTGCGCGAGTCCATGGGCCTGGTGTCGGAGGGGCAGTACCGCGAGCTGGTGGAGCGCTACATCCAGACCATCAGCCACTGGGTGCGCGGGGAGAAGATGCGCAACCGCGTCACCGGGGTGATGGAGCCGCCGGACGAGCAGCGCATGGCGGAGGTGGAGGCCATCATCATGCCGCGCGGCGAGGAGGCCGCCGACTTCCGCCGGGGGCTCATCGCGTCCATTGGCGCGCACCGGCTGGACAACCCGGACGCGGACATGGACTACAGCCGCATCTTCCCGGACATGTTCAAGCGCCTGCGCGACCACTACTTCGAGGAGCGCAAGCGGGTGCTGCGCAAGAACAAGGAGAACGTCCTCAAGTACCTGTCCGAGGACCGGGGCCAGCTCACCTCGCGCGAGCAGGCGCAGGTGCAGAGCACGCTGAAGACGATGGCGGAGCGCTATGGCTACTGCGAGGCGTGCGCGAAGGACGCCATCCTCTTCCTGATGAAGAAGCGCTACGCGTGA
- a CDS encoding Hsp70 family protein has product MHKEPIIGIDLGTTNSCAAIVEDSGNVKLIPYKGGEYTIPSIFAIDDKGNELIGYEAKRQWQLNPRNTVYGSKRLVGRGFGSDVVDTMKKVVAYNMRPGKQSDVTLDVGKKEFSLQEISAKILGKIREVASNYLKMPIKRAVVTVPAYFNDRQRQSVKDAGKLIDLEVVRIINEPTAAALAYGVGKGLKEKVVIYDLGGGTFDVSIIEIRDRVFEVKATGGDVFLGGIDFDNAIIHHVLKDFAAKTGIDLATDPVAMQRIKDLAERTKIDLSAREEVPFNIPFITMTSQGQPLNIEMKFTRRMLEQLTNQLVDRTLQMVARVLVDSGLSTKDVDEVMLVGGQTRMPIVQDRLTKFFGKPPSKGVHPDEAVAIGAALYAHSLQDDTNLRIQLLDVIPMAIGLEKAGGAFHVVFPRNAAIPNAKALLATTSMDNQTELAVRIFQGDHELVARNDMLGEFTFSGIQPGRAGSAQVEITFDVNVEGILTMRARDPASGREMKTTVRVTQA; this is encoded by the coding sequence ATGCACAAGGAGCCCATCATCGGCATCGACCTCGGCACGACCAACTCGTGCGCGGCGATCGTCGAGGACAGCGGGAACGTCAAGCTCATCCCCTACAAGGGCGGCGAGTACACCATCCCCTCGATCTTCGCGATCGACGACAAGGGGAACGAACTCATCGGCTACGAGGCCAAGCGCCAGTGGCAGCTCAACCCGCGCAACACCGTCTACGGCTCCAAGCGGCTGGTGGGCCGTGGCTTCGGCAGCGACGTCGTCGACACGATGAAGAAGGTCGTGGCGTACAACATGCGCCCCGGCAAGCAGAGCGACGTCACCCTGGACGTGGGGAAGAAGGAGTTCTCCCTCCAGGAGATCAGCGCCAAGATCCTGGGCAAGATTCGCGAGGTCGCCTCCAACTACCTGAAGATGCCCATCAAGCGGGCGGTGGTGACGGTGCCGGCCTACTTCAACGACCGGCAGCGCCAGTCGGTGAAGGACGCGGGCAAGCTCATCGACCTGGAGGTGGTGCGCATCATCAACGAGCCCACCGCGGCCGCGCTGGCCTACGGCGTGGGCAAGGGCCTGAAGGAGAAGGTCGTCATCTACGACCTGGGCGGCGGCACCTTCGACGTCTCCATCATCGAGATTCGCGACCGCGTCTTCGAGGTGAAGGCCACCGGCGGTGACGTGTTCCTCGGCGGCATCGACTTCGACAACGCCATCATCCACCACGTCCTCAAGGACTTCGCGGCGAAGACGGGCATCGACCTGGCCACGGACCCGGTGGCCATGCAGCGCATCAAGGACCTGGCCGAGCGCACCAAGATCGACCTGTCCGCGCGTGAAGAGGTCCCCTTCAACATCCCCTTCATCACGATGACGTCCCAGGGCCAGCCCCTGAACATCGAGATGAAGTTCACCCGGCGGATGCTGGAGCAGCTCACCAACCAGCTCGTGGACCGCACCCTGCAGATGGTGGCGCGCGTGCTGGTGGACTCCGGGCTGTCCACCAAGGACGTGGACGAGGTCATGCTCGTGGGCGGCCAGACGCGCATGCCCATCGTCCAGGACCGGCTCACCAAGTTCTTCGGCAAGCCGCCCAGCAAGGGCGTGCACCCGGACGAGGCGGTGGCCATTGGCGCCGCGCTCTACGCGCACTCGCTGCAGGACGACACCAACCTGCGCATCCAGCTCCTGGACGTGATCCCCATGGCCATTGGCCTGGAGAAGGCGGGCGGCGCGTTCCACGTCGTCTTCCCGCGCAACGCGGCCATCCCCAACGCCAAGGCCCTGCTGGCCACCACCAGCATGGACAACCAGACCGAGCTCGCCGTGCGCATCTTCCAGGGCGACCACGAGCTGGTGGCGCGCAATGACATGCTGGGCGAGTTCACCTTCTCCGGCATCCAGCCCGGCCGCGCCGGCTCCGCGCAGGTGGAGATCACCTTCGACGTGAACGTGGAAGGCATCCTCACCATGCGCGCCCGCGACCCGGCGTCGGGCCGCGAGATGAAGACCACGGTGCGCGTCACCCAGGCCTGA